In Denticeps clupeoides chromosome 1, fDenClu1.1, whole genome shotgun sequence, a single window of DNA contains:
- the ndufaf1 gene encoding complex I intermediate-associated protein 30, mitochondrial: MSTAIAIVPLRNLCRVQKFLPLAASPPPWSLPLGRRTIYHGDYRRPGQTRDNRWPWQKINFDFSKGVEGIRKHFGLLKDEFVQRWKGPEGRPLLEIMLEQTRVLWDFRGPGSLENWIVSSDREIGGRSEAYLKLGRNSTTCLLYGTLCSVPPRDGETRYSGYCTMRSSQPKGSFDRKKHYDLSSFNTLHLRVRGDGRPWMINVGAETYFSHQKDDIYSYFLYTRGGPYWQDVKIPFSKFFLSSRGRIQDDQHSLWLDKVNTIGFTLGDKADGPFQLEIDFIGVCNDPAHNEDFAYEVYKRNPNV, encoded by the exons ATGTCAACAGCTATAGCCATTGTTCCACTGAGGAACCTTTGCAGAGTTCAGAAATTTTTGCCACTTGCAGCTTCTCCCCCTCCTTGGTCTTTGCCACTGGGTAGGAGGACCATTTACCACGGGGACTACAGACGGCCAGGCCAGACCAGGGACAACAGATGGCCTTGGCAAAAGATTAATTTTGACTTTAGTAAAGGAGTGGAAGGGATACGCAAACACTTTGGCCTGTTGAAAGATGAGTTTGTGCAGCGCTGGAAAGGCCCAGAGGGCAGGCCGCTTCTAGAGATCATGCTGGAGCAGACCCGGGTGCTGTGGGACTTCAGAGGACCAGGCAGCTTGGAAAACTGGATAGTGTCTTCAGACCGAGAGATAGGTGGCCGAAGTGAAGCTTATTTGAAGCTAGGCAGGAACAGCACAACCTGTCTGCTCTATGGCACGCTTTGTTCTGTTCCACCTCGAGACGGAGAGACTCGCTACAGTGGATACTGCACAATGAGGTCTTCACAGCCGAAG GGCTCATTTGACAGGAAAAAACACTATGATTTGTCCAGCTTTAATACCTTACACTTACGTGTCCGTGGTGATGGGCGGCCATGGATGATAAACGTTGGGGCTGAGACGTACTTCTCCCACCAGAAAGATGACATATACAGCTATTTTCTGTATACAAGAGGTGGCCCATATTGGCAAGATGTCAAG ATCCCATTTTCCAAGTTCTTCCTGTCCAGCCGTGGGAGAATACAAGATGACCAGCATTCTCTGTGGTTAGACAAG GTGAATACAATTGGCTTCACTCTGGGTGACAAAGCAGACGGACCATTTCAACTAGAGATTGATTTTATAGGCGTCTGTAATGACCCAGCACATAACGAGGACTTTGCTTATGAAGTATACAAGAGGAATCCAAATGtgtga